A single region of the Bartonella harrusi genome encodes:
- a CDS encoding autotransporter outer membrane beta-barrel domain-containing protein, whose product MSLTAYGNIQHDSGLYTNTFLSYGIFKGNITTAFIGKTKKANDTKTVRVSASVGQKLPTNFQGITLEPQAQLVYQRLLLGTLSQTDNLKMNRRNPSQGLLRIGGHLTQNKGHAVSFYSKLYVIETFEHKKTIEMSESSPPTAMGTAIDGGMGMERVFIAKYRASWRYQLST is encoded by the coding sequence ATGTCCCTTACGGCATATGGAAACATCCAACATGACAGTGGCCTCTATACAAATACATTTCTCTCTTATGGAATTTTCAAGGGCAATATCACCACTGCCTTCATCGGAAAGACTAAAAAAGCAAATGATACAAAAACAGTGCGTGTCTCTGCTAGCGTTGGTCAAAAATTACCAACCAATTTTCAAGGAATAACACTTGAACCACAAGCACAGCTTGTTTATCAACGTCTCTTGCTTGGCACGCTTTCACAAACCGATAACTTGAAAATGAACCGACGCAATCCTTCTCAAGGACTGTTGCGTATTGGTGGACATTTAACACAAAATAAAGGTCATGCCGTGTCCTTTTATAGTAAATTATACGTTATTGAAACTTTTGAACATAAGAAGACCATAGAAATGAGTGAAAGTTCTCCACCGACTGCTATGGGAACTGCAATTGACGGTGGGATGGGTATGGAACGCGTATTTATCGCAAAATATCGCGCTTCATGGCGCTATCAGTTATCAACATAA
- a CDS encoding autotransporter family protein: MYKKKFLLCTIAGTFLFSHLNSTYADPPLHEIPAVDVKEGEETFNNAIILSRYIAAYVSGPQSVATITKSIILSEMNALNVEKGGRINAKEINTSSLIQGLSFSTGIMNIEDSVINVKGNYLGYGLVFSTAPKSFLEAGGKEFNKAILSNTKVLVRDGTGILGPYADADIELKNSEIRADVLLSNAFSKEITPTFLTLTTDNSILEGRVRGVQKNKTVFTLKNNSQWHLKISQKEIGRGISILDYKLLDINQRAQSNISILNLDNSSIIFNAPNAQTQYHYQTLTVGRGIQAEESEPQETQSSNEATVYNATGDAKIYFNTKWSDGEPKEQQKTDRLFVYGNVSGTTKIHFTSLSKDEDIEAAEHSIPMNMRGLSLIQVAGKVDESAFKLANGYVTMGGLPYKYTLNAYGPTSNRGKANITESFLQEDKNFWDFRLQKATLDSEGKINALVPQVASYLVMPSALFSAGFSDVNNHNTLLDNIRSKAGEMQNNKNKGIHFSSYGNKNTLSSNRDPLQYGYGADMHYAALQAGVTLAAIEDQDITTNLGLMGTYGKLAFTPKDMEGAAKSTLDKWSLAAYGSFQHKNGTHLNAFFSYGALKGNITTALIGNTTKVDNTKTLSASATIGQKLATDVEGLTFEPQAQLVYQRLMFGTLSDVDGFEVNMGNPHQWLVRIGGRLTQMVMSTEKNNTFAFYGKLNLLKAFGDNTTIQIGDTFHLNTMGSSLEGGVGINAHLLQNVALHADINYQHKLQKAGISGMRFSGGIQYRF, encoded by the coding sequence ATGTATAAGAAAAAATTTTTATTGTGTACAATTGCTGGAACATTCCTTTTCTCTCATTTAAATTCGACTTACGCAGATCCTCCCCTTCATGAGATTCCCGCTGTAGATGTTAAAGAGGGAGAGGAAACTTTTAACAACGCTATTATCCTTAGTAGGTATATTGCAGCATACGTTAGTGGGCCACAATCAGTTGCTACGATTACAAAATCAATAATACTATCAGAAATGAATGCGTTAAATGTAGAAAAAGGTGGACGCATTAATGCGAAAGAGATTAATACGTCGTCACTGATACAAGGATTGAGTTTCTCAACTGGTATAATGAATATTGAAGATTCAGTCATAAATGTCAAAGGCAACTACTTAGGATATGGTTTGGTTTTTTCTACTGCGCCAAAGTCTTTTTTAGAGGCAGGGGGGAAGGAATTTAACAAGGCAATTCTTAGCAATACAAAAGTCTTGGTAAGAGATGGTACTGGTATTTTAGGACCATATGCAGATGCTGATATTGAACTTAAAAATTCAGAAATTCGTGCTGATGTATTATTGAGCAATGCTTTTTCAAAAGAAATTACTCCCACTTTTCTTACATTAACAACTGATAATTCCATTTTAGAAGGACGAGTAAGGGGTGTGCAAAAAAACAAAACAGTCTTTACTCTAAAGAATAACAGTCAATGGCACTTAAAGATTAGTCAAAAGGAAATAGGTAGAGGTATTAGCATACTTGACTACAAGCTTCTTGATATTAATCAACGAGCGCAATCTAATATTTCAATACTGAATCTCGACAATAGCTCTATTATATTTAATGCACCAAATGCGCAAACCCAATATCATTACCAAACCTTGACTGTAGGAAGAGGAATACAAGCTGAAGAATCTGAGCCGCAAGAAACTCAGAGCTCTAATGAGGCAACAGTCTATAATGCGACAGGGGATGCAAAAATTTACTTTAATACTAAATGGAGCGATGGAGAACCAAAAGAACAGCAAAAAACTGATCGTCTTTTCGTTTATGGCAATGTGTCAGGTACGACAAAAATCCATTTCACCAGCCTTTCAAAAGATGAGGATATAGAAGCAGCAGAGCATTCTATCCCCATGAATATGCGTGGACTGTCGCTCATTCAAGTTGCTGGAAAAGTCGATGAAAGTGCATTCAAACTTGCAAACGGCTATGTCACAATGGGTGGATTACCTTACAAATATACGCTAAATGCCTATGGACCAACATCGAACCGTGGAAAAGCGAATATTACAGAAAGCTTCTTGCAAGAGGATAAAAATTTCTGGGATTTCCGTTTGCAAAAAGCCACGCTTGATTCTGAAGGAAAAATTAACGCCCTTGTTCCACAAGTAGCAAGTTATTTGGTGATGCCGAGCGCTCTCTTCTCTGCGGGATTTTCTGATGTAAACAATCACAATACATTGTTAGACAATATACGATCCAAAGCAGGTGAAATGCAAAATAACAAAAACAAGGGAATTCATTTCTCTTCTTATGGAAATAAAAACACATTGTCTTCCAACCGCGATCCATTACAATATGGCTATGGTGCTGACATGCACTATGCAGCCTTACAAGCAGGTGTGACATTAGCAGCAATAGAAGATCAAGATATCACCACAAATTTGGGTCTTATGGGGACATATGGTAAATTGGCTTTCACTCCAAAAGATATGGAAGGCGCTGCGAAAAGCACACTGGATAAATGGTCCCTTGCTGCATATGGTAGCTTCCAGCATAAAAATGGCACACATCTCAATGCCTTCTTTTCCTACGGAGCGTTAAAGGGAAATATCACCACCGCTCTTATTGGAAACACCACAAAAGTGGATAATACAAAAACATTGAGCGCATCTGCTACCATTGGACAAAAATTGGCAACGGATGTTGAAGGATTGACTTTCGAGCCACAAGCACAACTTGTTTATCAACGTCTCATGTTTGGCACTCTTTCCGATGTTGATGGTTTTGAAGTCAATATGGGCAATCCTCATCAGTGGTTAGTACGTATTGGTGGGCGTTTAACACAAATGGTCATGTCTACTGAAAAAAACAACACCTTTGCTTTCTATGGCAAACTCAATCTCCTAAAGGCGTTTGGTGATAACACTACGATACAGATTGGTGATACGTTCCACCTCAATACTATGGGATCCTCACTTGAAGGTGGTGTTGGTATTAATGCACATTTATTACAAAATGTTGCACTTCATGCTGATATTAATTACCAACATAAACTCCAAAAAGCCGGCATATCTGGAATGCGTTTCTCTGGTGGAATACAATACCGTTTTTAA